The following proteins are encoded in a genomic region of Reichenbachiella sp.:
- a CDS encoding YceI family protein, whose product MKTFLRITFLLLFANTAFSQARFHADKSSMTLKGTSSLHDWKSDVLVDQMNVELHVEDADSLILGHLRLNVPVKSIKSGKDIMDNKTYSALKYKDFPTISYEVEVFDYNNSEVIASDGKLKVAGEERSVPVRAVYNKENTSRLMTFKGSVSFKMSDFNIEPPTAMLGTLKTGDEITISYNITLEFNL is encoded by the coding sequence ATGAAAACATTTCTAAGGATAACCTTCCTGCTACTATTTGCCAATACCGCCTTTTCACAGGCCCGTTTTCATGCAGATAAAAGCAGCATGACCTTAAAAGGCACATCCTCTTTGCATGACTGGAAGTCTGACGTTTTGGTAGATCAAATGAATGTTGAATTACATGTGGAAGATGCTGATTCCCTCATTTTAGGCCACCTAAGACTAAACGTTCCGGTGAAGTCGATCAAAAGCGGGAAAGACATCATGGATAATAAAACCTATTCTGCTCTTAAATATAAGGACTTTCCAACCATAAGCTATGAAGTAGAAGTGTTTGACTACAACAATAGTGAAGTGATCGCCTCCGATGGCAAGTTGAAAGTTGCTGGAGAAGAGCGGAGTGTCCCTGTCAGGGCGGTATACAACAAAGAAAATACAAGCAGGCTCATGACTTTCAAAGGTTCGGTTTCCTTCAAGATGTCGGACTTCAATATTGAGCCCCCCACAGCCATGTTAGGCACATTGAAAACCGGTGATGAAATCACCATATCATACAATATAACGTTAGAATTCAATCTTTAA